One window of the Trifolium pratense cultivar HEN17-A07 linkage group LG2, ARS_RC_1.1, whole genome shotgun sequence genome contains the following:
- the LOC123906777 gene encoding cyclin-D1-1-like, with amino-acid sequence MLCATGAGAKNIGKFTFSRETKNPTPNQKKKKNTLTKASHIYIQTITRRNYKYLPSTSTLSPPLTLTTTVNSGNFSDHFPATSHLKPWHQNESHPLPMSISYSNFFSDSDLLCGEETSSILSTDSPTDCFSDVDSSPSPEDEFIAGLIEDERKFVLGFDYFSKLQSRSLDSSARDESIAWILKVQAYYGFQPLTAYLAVNYMDRFLNNRRLPQTNGWPLQLLSVACLSLAAKMEETLVPSLLDLQVEGAKYLFEPKTIRRMELLVLSILDWRLRSVTPFSFLSFFACKLDTTGTLTGFLISHASQIILSNIQEASFLAYWPSCIAAAAILHAANEIPNWSLVRPEHAESWCEGLRKEKIMGCYRLMQGLVIDNNQRKPPKVLPQMRVTTQPLVRSCVSSSSSSPSSSSPYKRRKLNNCLWVDDDKGSNSQ; translated from the exons ATGCTTTGTGCAACTGGCGCTGGCGCTAAAAATATCGGAAAATTCACTTTTTCCCGGGAAACCAAAAACCCCActccaaaccaaaaaaaaaaaaaaaacacactaaCCAAAGCATcgcatatttatattcaaacaaTCACACGAAGAAATTACAAGTACCTTCCATCAACATCCACACTCTCTCCCCCACTCACTCTCACCACAACTGTCAATTCCGGCAACTTCTCCGATCACTTCCCGGCGACTTCTCATCTCAAACCATGGCATCAGAATGAATCTCATCCACTCCCGATGTCGATTTCCTACTCCAACTTCTTCTCCGATTCCGACCTCCTATGCGGCGAGGAGACATCCAGCATCTTATCCACAGATTCGCCGACGGATTGTTTCTCCGATGTCGATTCGTCTCCGTCGCCGGAGGATGAGTTCATCGCCGGATTAATCGAAGACGAACGTAAGTTCGTTCTCGGATTCGATTATTTCTCTAAGTTACAGTCTCGTTCGCTTGATTCATCCGCTAGAGATGAATCCATTGCATGGATCCTTAAG GTGCAGGCTTATTATGGATTTCAACCGCTTACGGCTTATCTTGCCGTCAATTACATGGATCGGTTTTTGAATAATCGGCGGTTGCCG CAAACAAATGGGTGGCCATTGCAACTTCTATCAGTTGCTTGCTTGTCTTTAGCGGCCAAAATGGAGGAAACTCTAGTCCCTTCTCTATTGGACCTTCAG GTAGAAGGTGCTAAATACTTATTTGAGCCAAAAACAATTAGAAGAATGGAGCTACTTGTTCTAAGCATCTTGGATTGGAGGCTAAGATCAGTTACCCCATTTAGCTTCCTAAGTTTCTTTGCATGCAAGTTAGATACAACTGGAACTTTAACTGGGTTCCTCATTTCACATGCTTCACAAATTATATTATCTAATATCCaag AGGCCAGCTTTCTTGCATATTGGCCATCATGCATTGCTGCCGCGGCTATACTCCATGCAGCTAACGAAATTCCTAATTGGTCTCTCGTTAGGCCCGAGCATGCTGAGTCGTGGTGCGAGGGATTGAGAAAA GAGAAAATTATGGGGTGCTACAGATTAATGCAAGGACTCGTGATTGACAATAACCAAAGGAAACCTCCTAAAGTATTGCCACAGATGCGAGTGACAACTCAGCCCCTTGTGAGGTCATGTGTCTCATCATCCTCCTCTTCTCCTTCCTCCTCATCTCCCTATAAAAGAAGGAAATTAAATAACTGTTTGTGGGTAGATGATGACAAAGGATCAAACTCccaatga
- the LOC123906776 gene encoding pentatricopeptide repeat-containing protein At1g20230 — MFQSISQCLNSTTSTLFHARQVHAHFLKFGLFSNTQLTTTLLTLYSHYLPFPQLKIILSSLPQPTIFSFSSIIHSLARSRHFHHVLGAFSQMGSRGLVPDSYLLPSAIKACAALKALKPGRQVHAFASVNGFGSDTVLMSSLVHMYLKCNRIEDAQKLFDGMCDRDVIVWSAMIAGYSRLGIVDRAKELFNEMRNAGVEPNLVSWNGMISGFGNAGSYDEAVMLFREMISDGFLPDGSTVSCVLPGIGNMKDVLMGEQVHGYVIKQGLESDNFVLSALLDMYGRCGCASEMSRVFDEIDQTEIGSLNAYLTGLSRNGLVDTALEVFMKFKAREMELNVVTWTSIISSCSQNGKDMEALELFRDMQADGVEPNAVTIPSLIPACANISRLTHGKAIHCFSLRNGFFDDVYVSSALIGMYAKCGRIQLSRHCFDIMPSRNLVSWNAIMNGYAMHGKARETIEMFHMMLQNGQKPDSTTFTCVLHACTQNGLTEEGWHYFNNMSKEHNVKPKMEHYACMVTLLSRVGKLEEAYSIIKEMPFEPDACVWGALLSSCRVYNNLSLGEIAAEKLFVLEPDNPGNYILLSNIYASKGMWDEENRIRDMMKSKGLKKNPGYSWIEIGQRVHTLLSGDKSHPQMKEILEKSEKLSIEIKKSGYLPMTKSVLQDVEEQDKEQILCGHSEKLAVVLGLINTSPGQPLQVIKNLRICDDCHSVIKIISRLEGREIFVRDTNRFHHFKDGVCSCGDFW; from the coding sequence atgtTCCAATCCATTTCCCAatgtctcaattcaacaaccTCAACTCTCTTCCATGCTCGACAAGTTCACGCACATTTCCTCAAATTCGGTCTCTTTTCCAACACCCAACTCACCACAACTCTCCTCACTCTCTATTCCCACTACCTTCCCTTCCCACAGCTCAAAATCATCCTTTCTTCTCTTCCTCAACCCACaatcttctctttttcttccatTATCCATTCTTTAGCTAGGTCCCGTCACTTCCATCATGTTCTTGGTGCATTCTCTCAAATGGGTTCTCGTGGTCTTGTTCCAGATAGTTATCTTCTTCCTAGTGCTATCAAAGCTTGTGCTGCGTTAAAAGCTTTGAAACCTGGTAGACAGGTTCATGCTTTTGCTTCTGTTAACGGGTTTGGTTCTGATACTGTTttgatgtcttctttggttCATATGTATTTGAAATGTAATAGGATTGAAGATGCGCAGAAACTGTTTGATGGAATGTGTGATAGAGATGTGATTGTTTGGAGTGCTATGATTGCGGGGTACTCAAGGTTGGGGATTGTTGATAGGGCGAAAGAGCTTTTTAATGAGATGAGGAATGCGGGTGTGGAGCCGAATCTGGTGTCGTGGAATGGGATGATTTCTGGGTTTGGTAATGCAGGGTCGTATGATGAAGCGGTGATGTTGTTTCGTGAGATGATATCTGACGGGTTTTTGCCTGATGGGTCGACTGTTTCTTGTGTTTTACCTGGGATTGGGAACATGAAGGATGTTTTGATGGGTGAACAGGTTCATGGGTATGTGATCAAGCAGGGTTTGGAATCGGATAATTTTGTGCTTAGTGCTCTTCTTGACATGTATGGAAGATGTGGATGTGCGTCTGAGATGTCTCGGGTGTTTGATGAAATTGATCAGACTGAAATAGGTTCTTTGAATGCTTATCTTACTGGGTTGTCACGTAATGGTTTGGTTGATACTGCATTAGAGGTTTTCATGAAGTTTAAAGCGAGAGAAATGGAGTTGAATGTTGTGACGTGGACGTCGATAATATCTAGCTGCTCTCAGAATGGGAAAGACATGGAAGCTTTGGAGCTTTTTAGAGATATGCAAGCTGATGGGGTGGAGCCTAATGCTGTTACTATCCCAAGCTTGATCCCTGCTTGTGCAAATATATCAAGGTTGACCCATGGAAAGGCAATCCATTGTTTTTCTCTCAGGAATGGATTTTTCGATGATGTATATGTAAGTAGTGCACTGATAGGTATGTATGCCAAATGTGGAAGAATCCAGTTATCGCGACATTGTTTTGATATAATGCCATCCCGGAATTTGGTTTCTTGGAACGCGATTATGAATGGTTATGCAATGCATGGAAAGGCTAGGGAAACAATTGAGATGTTTCATATGATGTTGCAAAATGGTCAGAAGCCTGACTCGACTACCTTCACATGTGTGTTACATGCTTGCACCCAAAACGGCTTAACAGAAGAGGGATGGCATTACTTTAATAACATGTCAAAAGAACACAATGTTAAACCTAAAATGGAACATTATGCTTGCATGGTGACACTTCTCAGTCGTGTAGGAAAACTCGAAGAAGCTTATTCAATCATCAAGGAAATGCCATTTGAACCGGATGCTTGTGTATGGGGAGCATTGTTAAGTTCTTGTAGAGTTTACAATAATTTGAGTTTAGGGGAGATTGCTGCAGAGAAGCTTTTTGTGTTAGAACCTGACAACCCTGGGAACTACATTCTTCTGTCCAATATTTATGCTTCAAAGGGCATGTGGGATGAAGAAAATAGAATACGCGATATGATGAAGAGTAAGGGTTTGAAGAAAAACCCCGGCTATAGTTGGATCGAGATCGGACAAAGGGTTCACACGCTTCTTTCTGGTGACAAATCACATCCACAAATGAAAGAGATTTTGGAGAAGTCAGAAAAATTGAGTATTGAGATTAAGAAATCTGGTTACCTCCCCATGACTAAGTCTGTGCTGCAGGATGTGGAGGAACAAGACAAGGAGCAGATATTGTGTGGTCATAGTGAGAAATTAGCAGTAGTATTAGGACTAATCAATACAAGTCCAGGACAACCACTTCAAGTCATCAAGAACCTGAGAATTTGTGATGATTGTCATTCTGttatcaaaattataagcaGATTGGAAGGACGAGAAATATTTGTAAGAGACACAAATCGTTTTCACCATTTCAAAGACGGTGTTTGCTCTTGTGGAGATTTCTGGTAA